The window TTCTGGGCGCCGCGGCGGTCGCGCTGCTCGTGCTGCGCCGGGGCGTCGTGCTCACGCTGCTGCTGGCAGCCGCGGCCGGGATCATCGCGAGCCAGGTGGGCGCGGCGATCCCCTAGCTGTCCGCGATCTCAGTTGGTGGGAGGCTTCACGACGACCTCGCCCACCATCCCGTACGAGAAGTGGCGCGGAAGGTGGCACGCGAAGACGACGACGCCCTGCGTGTGGAAGGTGTACGTGGTGGCCGCCGTCTCACCCGGAGCCACCGACACTTCTCCTGGCACCGCGCCATGCACGCCGTGCGTCCCCGCTTCATGGATCGCGTGCACCTCTTCGCCACCCACGATGAACTCGTGGCCGATCGGGTCGTGGTTGACGACCTCGAACGTGACGGTCGTGTGCTGACGCACGACCACGCGGGCCGGCGACGGGCGGCCTGGACGGCCGTCGCCGGAGGAGACGTCGCTTGCGGCGTTGACCAACGGTGGCAGTTTGAAACGGCTGTGCTCGACGTGCAGCGTGACCGTGACCGGTCCGGGACCAAGCACGCCGCGAGTGGCCGCGGTGCCGTCGCCCGATGCGAACGCGTAGCCCGCTACTGCGACGCTTGCGGCCATCCAGGTGGCGGCGAGGATCGCGCTCCACCGTGTGCCGCGCCTCACGAGGCGGCTCGCCCGGTGGCGCGACGCCGCGCACAACGACCAGTGAGCAGGAACGCGCCCACCCCACCGACCAGCACCGCGATCCCGACTGCGATCGGCCACGACGCCGCGTGGTCCGTGAGCTCCCTGATCCCGGCGGGGCTGATCCCGGCGGCTACCGCCGACGGATCCTTGTCGTGGGTCGAGATCGCGAGGTCGTAGTCGAGCTCCCCAGCCGGCGCGTCGAGCGACAGGTACGAGAGCCACATCTCTGACGGCACCCACTCCATGCCCTTGTCGGACCGCAGGTCCGAGAGGAGGAACTCAGATGCGGGCTCGCTGCGCTGGAGCGTGAGGCCGTCGCCGCCGGCGAGCAGCTGTGGCTCGTCTGGCGTGAGGAGGAACACG is drawn from Acidimicrobiia bacterium and contains these coding sequences:
- a CDS encoding multicopper oxidase domain-containing protein — encoded protein: MRRGTRWSAILAATWMAASVAVAGYAFASGDGTAATRGVLGPGPVTVTLHVEHSRFKLPPLVNAASDVSSGDGRPGRPSPARVVVRQHTTVTFEVVNHDPIGHEFIVGGEEVHAIHEAGTHGVHGAVPGEVSVAPGETAATTYTFHTQGVVVFACHLPRHFSYGMVGEVVVKPPTN